A segment of the Streptomyces sp. L2 genome:
GACCGGCGCCGTCTACCTGGACGCGCGCTCCGAGGTGGCGACCCACCTGGAGGTCATGGACCGCATGGCGGCGCAGGCCGCGACGGCACAACGCACGAAGGAGATCCTCCGGGATCTCCGCAAGGAGCTGTGAATGGATCGCATCAATCCCCGCGGTCGCGTCTACAACGGCATGCCCGCACGGGAGTTGGGCACCGAGGGCTGGCACAAACCCTGGAGCGGCGGCAACGGCGGAAACTGCCTGGAGGCGATGAAGCTGGCCGACGGCCGGATCGCCGTACGGCAGTCGACCGACCCCGACGGGCCCGCGCTGATCTACACCACCGACGAGATGACCGCGTTCATCGAGGGCGCCAAGGCGGGGGAGGCGGACTTCCTGCTGTCCTGAATGCGTTGACCTCCTGTTCTGTTGCTCTGCTGAACGTGCTGTGCTTGTAATTGATCATGTGACCTGGTGCTAGACCGTCATCGGGCGGTCGTACGCCGATATCGGGGCCGGCAGCCGTGCGCTGCCCGTCAGATAGTGGTCGACGGCCGCCGCCACGGCCCGGCCCTCCGCGATCGCCCAGACGATGAGCGACTGGCCGCGTGCCGCGTCGCCCGCGGCGAACACCCCGGGAACGCCGGTCGTGAAGTCGGCGCCCCGGGCGATCGTGCCGCGCGGCTCCAGCGTGAGGCCGAGCTGGTCGACGAGGCCGTCCGCCCGGTCGGGCCCGGAGAAGCCGAGCGCGAGCAGCACGAGGTCGGCGGGCAGGCTCCGGCCGCTGTCCGGCACCGCCCGGCGGCGCGCGTCGACCTCGACCAGGTGCAGCGCCCGCACATGGCCTTTGGTGTCCCCGTCGAAGCGGAGCGTGGAGGCCGCGAACAGCCGCGCGTCCGCGTCCGCCGCCGGCGCCGTCCGCAGATCCCGCGCCTCCTCGTGAGCGGCCGACAGCCGGTACAGCTTCGGATACGTCGGCCATGGTTCCGTGTCCTCGTCCCGCTCCGCACCCGGCTGCGCGTAGATGTCCAGCTGCGTCACCGACGCGGCTCCCTCCCGCACCGCCGTCCCCAGGCAGTCCGCGCCCGTGTCCCCACCGCCGACGATGACGACATGCCGGCCGGCCGCGGACAGCGGTGAGACCTCCAGGTCCCCCTCGCAGACCCGGTTGGCCAACGGGAGGTACTGCATCGCCTGATGTACGCCGTCCAGCTCGCGCCCGGGCACCGGGAGTTCCCGCCACGCGGTCGCCCCGGTGGCGATCACCACCGCGTCGTAGCGCGTGCGCAGATCCGTCGCCGGGACGTCCCGACCGACCGTCGTCGACGTACGGAACCTCGTCCCCTCGGCCCGCATCTGCTCGATCCGTCGTTCCAGGTGCCGCCGCTCCATCTTGAACGCGGGAATGCCGTACCGCATCAGCCCGCCGATCCGGTCGTCCCGCTCGTACACGGCGACCGTGTGCCCCGCCCGCGTCAGCTGCTGCGCCGCCGCGAGCCCGGTCGGCCCCGAACCGACCACCGCCACCGTCTTCCCACTGAGCCGCTCCGGCGGCCGCGGGGGCGCGAAGCCCTCCTCCCAGGCCCGGTCGGCGATGGCGCACTCGACGTTCTTGATGGTGACCGCCGGCTGGTTGATCGCGAGCACACACCCCGCCTCGCACGGCGCCGGGCACAACCGGCCGGTGAACTCGGGGAAGTTGTTCGTCGCGTGCAGCCGTTCGCTCGCCGCCCGCCAGTCCTCGCGGGAGACCAGGTCGTTCCACTCGGGGATCAGATTGCCCAGCGGACAGGCGTCGTGGCAGAACGGCACCCCGCAGTCCATGCAGCGGTCGGCCTGCTTGCTGACGATGGGCAGCAGCGCCCCGGGGACGTAGACCTCGTCCCAGTCCCGCACCCGCTCCCCGACGGGCCGCCGCGGCCACTCCTCGCGCGGCGTCGTCATGAACCCCTTGGGATCGGCCATGGTCGTCTTCCTCGCGTCCGCACACCAGGGGCACCCGGTGTACGACGGGCCGTGCGTCCTGCGAGCCGCACTCCTTTCGCCACGATACGTCCGCACCCCTGCCCTCGCCCCCGCAGAGCGGCGACCGCCGGCCGCTGTGCGGCGAGGACCAGCGAGGGAGGGGGCTCGGCGGGAGCGGGTCAGGTGAGGGCCAGGACATAGGAAACGGTGGCCGCCGCCGCTGCCGTCATGCGCACGTGATTCCAGAACGTCCACTGCCGTATGTACGCCGGCCAGTACTCGGCCGCCTCCGGGGACCCGGGGGGCCAGGCCGGCGAGCCGGTCGTTGCGCGGCACGTTCGCGGTCACCGTGACCACGAACGAACCGAACAGATACAGCGCACTGCCCCCTAGCAGCGCCGCCTTCCCCTCGCCCGGCCACACCACGAACGTCACCACGGCGATCATCACGGACACCACCGCCGTGCCGAGGAACACGCCCATGAAGGCCGGCCGCGGGGCGACCCGGTTGACCGAGTTCATCGCGGCGACGCCCTGCGCGGGCGGCAGCCCGGCCAGCCCGCTCATCACCAGCGTCGAGAACGCGCAGAACACCCCGGCCATCACCCCGGTCGTCAGCACGCCGACCACGACCAGCGCGAAGTACGGTCCGCCGATCACGCTCCCCACCTCGACCCCGCGCGCCGTGGTCCGGCCGTCCGGCCCGGATCCCCCGTGTCAGCCCACATCCGCCGCCTCCTCCCACTCCCGCACCACATCCCACACCGCCGCCGCGATCCGCCGCCGCGCCTCATGCCTCTCCACCCCGCTCATCAGCAACTGGTCGTACGGCGTGTCCACATGCCGCACGGACGCCACCACCGCGGAGATCACCGCCTCCCGCGACAGCGCCCGCCCCGCCGCGCTGCGCCCCACCCGTCCACTGCCCCGCACCGACGCGTGGGTCGCGATGGCTACGGCCCGGTCGGCCGGGCAGCCGGGCAGCAGCCGCAGGATCTCCGCTGCGAACGCCGCCGTGAACCGCTCGTCCTCCACCGCCCGGCGCCTCGCGTCCCGCGCCCGCCGCCGGCGCCGTACCTCGGCATCCGCGAGACACCGCGCCTCGGCCCGGGCCAGCGCGGCCTCCTCCACCAGCACGCCCTGCCGTTCGTACCGGCCTTTGCGCCGGTTGAACCGCACCACTACGGCGGACAGCGTGCTCTCCTCCCGCGACCTGCGGGTCAACGCGGTGTCCCCGCGCGGTAGGAACACCAGATGCCCGAGATCCGCGCAGTCGAGGCACCGCGGCGCGCCCTGCTCCAGGACGAGCAGCGGCAACGGCCCCCGCCGGCACCCGCGGCACCGGGTGTGCCTGAGCGGCCGCACGACCACAAGTCCGCCGAAGGAGCGAGAAATCACCGACCCTGCCATACGCGCTTCATTCCCCGCGTCCCTCGCCGCCTCCCGTCCCGCCGCTCTCCTCTCTCCGCGCCCGACCGGCGAGGCATCATGGGCCCTGTGCGACTCGAAGCGATCACCTGGGAGCGGCTCGGTGGGCTGCTCGCCGACCGGCTGACCGGCCTGAGCCCGGCCGACGGCGGCGACTGGCTGCGCGTCGGCGTCGACGGGGCCCCGGCCGCCCGCCCCCAGGACCTCGCCGAGCGCGTCGGGGAGGCGCTGCGCGTACGAGGGCGGCCCTCGCTCATCGTCGGCACCGAAGGTTTCCTGCGCCCCGCCTCGCTCCGGCTGGAGCACGGCCGACGCGACGCGGAGTCGTACTACGGCGGCTGGTTCGACACCGGCGCCCTGTGGCGCGAGGTCTTCGGACCGCTCGACCCCGGAGGGGACGGCCGCGTCCTGTCCGACCTCTGGGACCCGGCCACCGACCGCGCCACCCGCAGCCCCTACGTCCAACTCCCGCCCGGCGGAATCCTGCTGGTGCACGGCCCCCTCCTGCTGCGCCACTGGTTCCCCTTCGACCTGACCGTCCACCTCCTCCTCTCCCCGGGCGCCCTGCGCCGCCGCACGCCCGACGCCGAGCACTGGACGCTCCCCGCCTTCGAGCGCTACGACACCGAGACCGACCCGGCCGGCACGGCCGACGTCCTCGTCCGCGCCGACGACCCCCGCCACCCCGCCTGGAGCGGCTGACCGGCGCCGGCCGTGACAAGTGCCGGCTGTGAAGAGCGCCGGCCGTGAAGAGTGCCGGCCGTGATCAGCGCCGGTTGTGATCAGAGCCAGCCGTTGCGCCGGAAGCCCCGGTACAGCACCAGGCACGCCCCTGCTATCACGGCTATGACGAGGGGGTAGCCGAACCGCCAGTGCAACTCCGGCATGTGGTCGAAGTTCATGCCGTACACCCCGCACACCATCGTCGGCACGGCGATCACCGCGGCCCAGGCCGTGATCTTCCGCATGTCCTCGTTCTGCGCGACCGTCACCTGCGCGAGATGCGCCTGCAGAATGGAGTTCAGGAGTTCGTCGAACGCGGCGATCTGCTCCTTGGCCCTCATCAGATGGTCGAGGACGTCCCGGAAGTAGGCCTGTATCTCCGGGTCGACCACTCGGATGGGCCGGGTCGCCAGGTCCTCCACGGGACGGGCCAGCGGCACCACCGCCCGCTTCAGCTCCAGCAGTTCCCGCTTCATCTGGTAGATGCGCCCCGGGTCCGTCCGCGCACCGCTCTCGGAGAACACCTCCGTCTCGACCTGGTCGATGTCGGCCTGCACCGCGTCCGTGACGTGCAGGTAGTCGTCGACGACGTGGTCCGCTATCGCGTGCAGCACCGCCGCCGGCCCCTTCGCGAGCTGCTGCGGGTCCGACTCCAGCTCCTCACGCAGCGGGCCCAGGGAGCCGTGCCGCCCGTGCCGTACCGTGATGACGAAGTCCGCGCCCGTGAACACCATGATCTCCCCGGTGTTCACCACCTCGCTCGTCGCGGTCAGTTGCTCGTGCTCCACGTAGCAGACGGTCTTGAACACCGCGAACAGCGTCTCGCCGTACCGCTCCAGCTTGGGCCGCTGATGGGCCTCGACCGCGTCCTCCACGGCCAGTGGATGCAGGTCGAACAGCTCGGCGACGCCCGCGAACTCACCGTCCGTCGGCTCGTGCAGTCCCAGCCAGACGAAGCCCTCGCCGCTCTTGCGCACCATCCGGACCGCGTCCACCAGGTCCGCGCAGCCGGGGACCCGCCGGCCGTCCTGGTACATCACGCAGTTCACCACGGAGGAGCCCAGCGGCGACCGGGCGGGATGGCTCAGGTCCACGCGCGGCCGCCGCCGGGCCAGCCGCGCCACCTTGCGCAGGCCGCCGACCCTGCTCAGCCCCGTGACCTTGCGCAGATTCCCCGCCATTGACATCTCTGTCTCCCCTGGATCTCCTCGTGTGCATCCCCTCGCACCACGCTTCCGCGTCGTGGACCGCCAGTGTGCCAGCCAGGGCCGATCCGTGTGCGGGCCTGTGGGAACAGGAGATTCCGCTTTGTTCCCGCCTGTGGACAGAGAGCCGACCGGCCGGGTGCGCGGAGCGCTGAGATGATTCCGCCATGACGCCATCCGACGGTTATCTCCTCGACAACCAGCAGGCCGAGGCGGCAGAACGCTTCGAAGCCTTCGCCCACCTCTTCGACCCCACGACCTTCCGGCACATCGAAGGCCTGGGCGCGGTGACCGGCTGGCGTTGCTGGGAGGTCGGGGCCGGCGGCACTTCCGTGGTGTCCTGGCTCGCCCAGCGGGTCGGACCCACCGGGCAGGTCGTCGCCACCGACATCGACACCTCACGGCTCGTGGCGGCCGCCCGCCCGCCGGTCGAGGTGCGCGTCCACGACGTGAGCGCCGAGGAACCGCCGGGGGAGGGGTTCGATCTGGTGCACGCCCGGCTCGTCCTCGTCCATGTGCCGGACCGGGAAAGAGCCTTGAGGTCCATGGTCGAGGCGCTGCGGCCCGGCGGATGGCTGCTCGTCGAGGATGCCGACCCGGCCCTGCAGCCGCTGACCTGCCCCGACGAGTACGGTCCGGAGCAGCGGCTCGCCAACCGGCTGCGGCAGGGCTTCCGCAGCCTGCTCGCCGAGCGCGGCGCCGACCTGGCCTACGGCCGCAGGCTCCCGCGACTGCTGCGCGAGGCGGGGCTGCTTGAGGTCCACGCCGACGCCTACTTCCCCATGACCTCTCCCGCCTGCACCGCCCTGGAGTCCGCCACCGTCCGGCAGATTCGCGACCGGCTGGTGGCCGTCGGACTGGCCACCGACCAGGAGATCGACCGGCACCTGGCCAACGTCGAGTCCGGCGGCATGGACCTGACCACCGCGCCGATGATCTCCGCCTGGGGGCGCAAGGCCTGAGCCGACCCGTGGGGAAGACCTGCTGAACCGCCCGGCTGAACCGCCCGGCTGAACCGCCAGGCCGAACCGCCCGGCCGGGCGACGGGATGGGACGACCGGTCGGGGCGCACCCGCCTCGTGGCGGCCCCCGAGTTACGGCCTCCCTTCCGTCAGTTCGAGCCCGGATGGGGCGGTCTGCCGCCCACTCGTTCCACCGCCCGTGCCCCCGCCCGGCAGCCGCGGGCCGCCGCCTCCTCAGGGTCCGCCCCCGCGACGAGCGCGGCGAGGAACGCACCGGTGAAGGCGTCCCCCGCGCCCGTCGAG
Coding sequences within it:
- a CDS encoding DUF2293 domain-containing protein, which produces MAGSVISRSFGGLVVVRPLRHTRCRGCRRGPLPLLVLEQGAPRCLDCADLGHLVFLPRGDTALTRRSREESTLSAVVVRFNRRKGRYERQGVLVEEAALARAEARCLADAEVRRRRRARDARRRAVEDERFTAAFAAEILRLLPGCPADRAVAIATHASVRGSGRVGRSAAGRALSREAVISAVVASVRHVDTPYDQLLMSGVERHEARRRIAAAVWDVVREWEEAADVG
- a CDS encoding glutamate synthase subunit beta is translated as MADPKGFMTTPREEWPRRPVGERVRDWDEVYVPGALLPIVSKQADRCMDCGVPFCHDACPLGNLIPEWNDLVSREDWRAASERLHATNNFPEFTGRLCPAPCEAGCVLAINQPAVTIKNVECAIADRAWEEGFAPPRPPERLSGKTVAVVGSGPTGLAAAQQLTRAGHTVAVYERDDRIGGLMRYGIPAFKMERRHLERRIEQMRAEGTRFRTSTTVGRDVPATDLRTRYDAVVIATGATAWRELPVPGRELDGVHQAMQYLPLANRVCEGDLEVSPLSAAGRHVVIVGGGDTGADCLGTAVREGAASVTQLDIYAQPGAERDEDTEPWPTYPKLYRLSAAHEEARDLRTAPAADADARLFAASTLRFDGDTKGHVRALHLVEVDARRRAVPDSGRSLPADLVLLALGFSGPDRADGLVDQLGLTLEPRGTIARGADFTTGVPGVFAAGDAARGQSLIVWAIAEGRAVAAAVDHYLTGSARLPAPISAYDRPMTV
- a CDS encoding DUF397 domain-containing protein — encoded protein: MDRINPRGRVYNGMPARELGTEGWHKPWSGGNGGNCLEAMKLADGRIAVRQSTDPDGPALIYTTDEMTAFIEGAKAGEADFLLS
- a CDS encoding uridine kinase produces the protein MGPVRLEAITWERLGGLLADRLTGLSPADGGDWLRVGVDGAPAARPQDLAERVGEALRVRGRPSLIVGTEGFLRPASLRLEHGRRDAESYYGGWFDTGALWREVFGPLDPGGDGRVLSDLWDPATDRATRSPYVQLPPGGILLVHGPLLLRHWFPFDLTVHLLLSPGALRRRTPDAEHWTLPAFERYDTETDPAGTADVLVRADDPRHPAWSG
- a CDS encoding magnesium and cobalt transport protein CorA; amino-acid sequence: MSMAGNLRKVTGLSRVGGLRKVARLARRRPRVDLSHPARSPLGSSVVNCVMYQDGRRVPGCADLVDAVRMVRKSGEGFVWLGLHEPTDGEFAGVAELFDLHPLAVEDAVEAHQRPKLERYGETLFAVFKTVCYVEHEQLTATSEVVNTGEIMVFTGADFVITVRHGRHGSLGPLREELESDPQQLAKGPAAVLHAIADHVVDDYLHVTDAVQADIDQVETEVFSESGARTDPGRIYQMKRELLELKRAVVPLARPVEDLATRPIRVVDPEIQAYFRDVLDHLMRAKEQIAAFDELLNSILQAHLAQVTVAQNEDMRKITAWAAVIAVPTMVCGVYGMNFDHMPELHWRFGYPLVIAVIAGACLVLYRGFRRNGWL
- a CDS encoding methyltransferase domain-containing protein codes for the protein MTPSDGYLLDNQQAEAAERFEAFAHLFDPTTFRHIEGLGAVTGWRCWEVGAGGTSVVSWLAQRVGPTGQVVATDIDTSRLVAAARPPVEVRVHDVSAEEPPGEGFDLVHARLVLVHVPDRERALRSMVEALRPGGWLLVEDADPALQPLTCPDEYGPEQRLANRLRQGFRSLLAERGADLAYGRRLPRLLREAGLLEVHADAYFPMTSPACTALESATVRQIRDRLVAVGLATDQEIDRHLANVESGGMDLTTAPMISAWGRKA